From the genome of Thermaerobacter marianensis DSM 12885:
AGCAGCACCGGGTCGCCGTCCCGTAGCCCGAGGCGCTGGGCGTCTTCCCGGGAGATGAAGACGTTGTCCCGGCGCGCTCCCGTCAGCGGGTCCACCTCGTCCCACACCATGCTGTTGAACTGCTTGCCCCGCCGCGTGCCGACGCGGAACTTGCCCTCCGGCACGTCCTGCTCGGGCAGCGGTGCCACCACGAAGTGGGCCTTGCCGTCGGGGGTGTTGAACCGGTTCCCCGCGCAGAGCAGCGGCCCGCCCCATTGGAACTGGTCGCCCTTCTTCTTGAGGTGCTGGATGCCGTCGTAGAGGGGCACCGTGCGGGCGATGTCCTCCCGGATCTGGTGGGTGTTCTCGTAGCGGATCAGGTGCGCCCGCTCAGGGAAGACCCGCTCGGCGATGCGCACCGGGATCTCCCACTCGGGCCGGGCTTCGCCGATCCGCCGCCCCGGAATCTCCGGACTGAAGATCACCCGCCGCTCGGTGGTGGTCTGGGTCACGCCGCCCGGGGTCTCGTAGCGGGTGGCCGCCGGCAGGATGACGTTCACGTCGGCCGGCTCCAGCAGCATCATCGGGCTGATCACGATGTCCTGGAACACCTTGACCGGTACCCGCTCCAGCGCCGCGCGCACGTAGGCCGGATCGGGCAGGGTCTCCAGGAAGTTGCCGCCGGCGCTGTAGAGCACGTCGATCTCGCCGCGGTACATGGCGTCGATGGCGGCGGTGGCCGTCAGGCCGGGTTCTTCCGGCACGTCGAAGCCCCAGATCTCCCGCATCGCCGCCATGGTGGCCGGGTCGCCCACCGGCCGGCCCATGCCGTAGCTGTTGGGCACGGCCCCCATCTCCGCCCCGCCCTGGACGCCCGAGTGGCCGCGGATGGGCATGAGGCCGCAGTGGGGCTTGCCGATGCGCCCCAGGGCCAGGGCCAGGTTGGTGATGGCCAGCACGTTGTGGGTGCCGTGGCGGTGCTGGGTCACCCCCATGCTCCAGACGGTGATGGAGGTGCGGGCGGAGGCGTAGAGCTCCGCGAAACGGCGCATCTCGGCGGCCGGGACGCCCGCCGACCGCTCGAGGTCCTCCCACGACAGCTCCCGGAGGAAGGCGGCCAGCTCGTCGAAGCCGGCGGTGTGGTGCCGGATGAAGTGGTGGTCCAGGCGACCCGTCTCCACCAGGTGCTTGAGCACCCCGTTGAAGAACGCCACGTCGCCGCCCTGGTTGATCTGGAAGAACTCGTCCATGATCCGGGTGCCGAAGAGGGCGCTCTCCACGCTGGACGGCACCCAGTAGCGCTCCAGGCCCTCCTCCTTGTAGGGGTTGACCACGGCCACGCGGGTTCCGGCCTTCT
Proteins encoded in this window:
- a CDS encoding FdhF/YdeP family oxidoreductase codes for the protein MAVEHQQPGGAAPGPAGGPGSGAGRSATGVPAGGRRRRFDPQHWAGLAPYGLGQQRPNHYKEILKAIWENRDQLGYAWRILRDGCCDGCSLGTTGMRDWTIDGIHLCTIRLKMLRLNTMPAVDPRILEDPVALRRKTSRELRELGRLPYPMIWRRGEPGYRRVAWDEALELVAERIRATVQRDPDRLYFYMTSRGMPNEAYFAFQKVARFLGTNNIDNAARICHAPSTWALAKTIGYGATTVSYKDWIGCDLIVLVGTNLANNQPVTTKYLYEAKKAGTRVAVVNPYKEEGLERYWVPSSVESALFGTRIMDEFFQINQGGDVAFFNGVLKHLVETGRLDHHFIRHHTAGFDELAAFLRELSWEDLERSAGVPAAEMRRFAELYASARTSITVWSMGVTQHRHGTHNVLAITNLALALGRIGKPHCGLMPIRGHSGVQGGAEMGAVPNSYGMGRPVGDPATMAAMREIWGFDVPEEPGLTATAAIDAMYRGEIDVLYSAGGNFLETLPDPAYVRAALERVPVKVFQDIVISPMMLLEPADVNVILPAATRYETPGGVTQTTTERRVIFSPEIPGRRIGEARPEWEIPVRIAERVFPERAHLIRYENTHQIREDIARTVPLYDGIQHLKKKGDQFQWGGPLLCAGNRFNTPDGKAHFVVAPLPEQDVPEGKFRVGTRRGKQFNSMVWDEVDPLTGARRDNVFISREDAQRLGLRDGDPVLLRSEHGEYRGRARISRIRPGNLQVHWPEGNVLIGAGVCDPYCGEPDYNAICELIPLREGEAAGVPVQGAPAAP